A single Carnobacterium inhibens subsp. inhibens DSM 13024 DNA region contains:
- a CDS encoding amino acid ABC transporter substrate-binding protein/permease, whose product MKLQKHSFIILMTTLLFTLISTLFLPVSASAQETDKTYIIGTDITFAPFEYKDAEGDYKGIDVDLLDAIAKDQGFNYELRPLGFSAALQALETNQVDGMIAGMSITPERQESFDFSEPYFESGVVMAVSKSNDDITSYEDLEGKTVAIKVGTTGAAFAQSIQEEYGFEVNTFEDSANMYEDVQTGNSDAAFEDYPVMAYAIQSGLELKIPTDPEPGDNYGFAVNKEQNAELLEMFNNGLINIRANGTYDDIINSYLGDTTQKETANLGFFGLIQQNGGELLKGLGRTLLLTITAFVIATILGVIFGLFSATPNRALNWIATIYVDILRGIPLIVLAFFIYFSIPQFLGIQIPAYIAGVITLSLNTTAYIAELVRGGIQAVDPGQLEASRSLGLTYNTSMRKVVLPQAVKIMIPSFINQFVITLKDTSILSVIGIVELTQTGKIIIARTYSSGNMWLIVGLMYIIIITILTKFSNYLERRLSND is encoded by the coding sequence ATGAAATTACAAAAACATTCATTCATTATACTTATGACAACCCTATTATTTACATTAATTTCCACTCTATTCCTGCCAGTGAGCGCTTCTGCGCAAGAAACCGATAAAACATATATTATTGGTACAGATATTACTTTTGCTCCATTTGAATACAAAGATGCTGAAGGCGACTACAAAGGTATCGATGTTGATTTGCTAGATGCCATTGCTAAAGATCAAGGTTTTAATTATGAATTAAGACCCTTGGGGTTTAGTGCTGCATTACAAGCTTTAGAAACAAATCAAGTTGATGGCATGATTGCTGGTATGAGCATTACACCAGAACGTCAAGAGTCCTTTGATTTCTCTGAACCTTACTTTGAGAGCGGTGTCGTTATGGCTGTTTCAAAAAGCAATGATGACATTACTTCTTACGAAGACTTAGAAGGAAAAACAGTAGCTATCAAAGTCGGAACAACTGGTGCTGCTTTTGCACAATCCATTCAAGAAGAATATGGTTTTGAAGTAAATACATTTGAAGATTCTGCTAATATGTATGAAGATGTTCAAACTGGTAACTCAGATGCTGCATTTGAAGATTACCCTGTAATGGCTTATGCTATTCAATCAGGATTAGAATTAAAAATCCCGACAGATCCTGAACCAGGTGACAATTATGGTTTTGCAGTAAATAAAGAACAAAATGCCGAGCTATTGGAAATGTTTAATAACGGTTTGATCAATATTCGTGCAAATGGTACTTATGATGACATTATTAATAGTTATCTTGGAGATACAACTCAAAAAGAAACGGCTAATCTTGGTTTCTTTGGTTTGATCCAACAAAATGGTGGGGAATTATTAAAAGGTCTTGGGAGAACACTCTTATTGACCATCACTGCTTTTGTTATCGCTACGATTTTAGGTGTCATTTTTGGTTTATTTAGTGCTACACCTAATAGAGCCTTAAATTGGATAGCAACTATTTATGTGGATATTCTACGTGGTATTCCTTTAATTGTTTTAGCCTTTTTCATTTATTTCTCCATTCCGCAATTCTTAGGTATCCAAATTCCTGCCTATATTGCTGGAGTGATCACACTAAGTTTAAACACTACAGCTTATATTGCTGAATTGGTTCGTGGAGGAATCCAAGCCGTAGACCCTGGTCAATTGGAAGCTTCTAGAAGTTTAGGACTTACTTACAATACCTCTATGCGCAAAGTTGTCTTACCACAAGCGGTTAAAATCATGATTCCGTCTTTCATCAATCAATTTGTCATTACACTGAAAGATACATCGATCTTGTCGGTTATCGGTATTGTTGAATTGACACAAACTGGGAAGATTATCATTGCACGTACCTATTCTTCTGGTAATATGTGGCTGATCGTTGGTTTGATGTACATCATCATTATTACCATTCTTACGAAATTTTCAAATTATCTTGAAAGGAGACTATCAAATGACTAA
- a CDS encoding amino acid ABC transporter ATP-binding protein yields the protein MTKLKVEHLKKNFGDLEVLKDLSVEVQEGEVVCIIGPSGSGKSTFLRCMNALEEITGGKVIIDDFDLTDPKQDINKVRENIGMVFQQFNLFPHLTVLENITLAPKELKKESNESSQKRALELLETVGLSEKANDYPKSLSGGQKQRVAIARALAMDPDIMLFDEPTSALDPEMVGDVLEVMQKLADQGMTMLVVTHEMGFAKEVADRVIFMDGGYIVEEGKPEDVFNNPQNERTKNFLEKVLI from the coding sequence ATGACTAAATTAAAAGTGGAACACTTAAAGAAAAATTTTGGAGATTTAGAAGTATTAAAAGATTTATCTGTTGAAGTTCAAGAAGGTGAAGTGGTTTGTATTATCGGCCCTTCAGGATCTGGTAAAAGTACTTTTCTTCGTTGTATGAATGCATTAGAAGAAATTACTGGCGGAAAAGTCATTATCGATGACTTTGATTTGACCGATCCAAAACAAGATATCAACAAAGTCCGAGAAAACATTGGAATGGTTTTCCAGCAGTTCAACCTCTTTCCTCACTTGACGGTTTTAGAGAATATTACATTAGCTCCTAAAGAATTAAAAAAAGAATCTAACGAATCAAGTCAAAAACGTGCATTAGAATTGCTGGAAACGGTTGGACTTTCTGAAAAAGCCAATGATTACCCTAAATCATTATCCGGTGGACAAAAACAACGTGTGGCTATTGCACGAGCACTAGCTATGGATCCTGACATTATGTTGTTTGATGAACCTACCAGCGCACTTGACCCAGAGATGGTTGGCGATGTACTGGAAGTTATGCAAAAGCTAGCAGACCAAGGAATGACGATGTTGGTCGTAACTCATGAGATGGGCTTCGCTAAAGAAGTAGCAGATCGCGTGATTTTCATGGATGGCGGCTATATCGTTGAAGAAGGAAAACCTGAGGATGTCTTTAATAACCCTCAAAATGAACGGACAAAGAACTTCTTAGAAAAAGTTTTAATCTAA